The Cellulomonas fulva genome includes a window with the following:
- a CDS encoding glutamine synthetase family protein, producing MDRQQEFVLRTVEERDIRFIRLWFTDVLGILKSVAVAPAELEAAFAEGIGFDGSSIEGLTRVYEADMIARPDPSTFQVLPWRGERHGTARMFCDLLTPDGEPSLADSRNVLKRALSRASDKGFTFYTHPEVEFYLFDAPADPAQPLVPVDQGGYFDHVPRGTAHDFRRAAITMLESMGISVEFSHHEAGPGQNEIDLRYADALTTADNIMTFRTVVKEVALEQGVFASFMPKPMADQPGSGMHTHLSLFEGDRNAFHEAGGHLELSSTARSFIAGLLTHAAEITAVTNQFVNSYKRLWGGAEAPSYVCWGHNNRSALVRVPMYKPGKGNSSRIEYRAVDSATNPYLAFAVLLAAGLKGIEEGYELPEGAEDDVWELTDSERRALGIEPLPQSLEAAIAVMEKSELVAETLGEHVFDFFLRNKRAEWDEYRAQVTPYELKRFLPVL from the coding sequence ATGGACAGGCAGCAGGAGTTCGTGCTCCGTACGGTCGAGGAGCGGGACATCCGCTTCATCCGTCTCTGGTTCACCGACGTGCTCGGGATCCTGAAGTCGGTGGCGGTCGCCCCGGCCGAGCTCGAGGCCGCCTTCGCGGAGGGCATCGGCTTCGACGGCAGCTCGATCGAGGGTCTGACCCGGGTGTACGAGGCGGACATGATCGCCCGTCCCGACCCGTCGACGTTCCAGGTGCTGCCGTGGCGCGGCGAGCGGCACGGCACCGCCCGCATGTTCTGCGACCTGCTGACGCCCGACGGCGAGCCGAGCCTCGCGGACTCGCGCAACGTGCTCAAGCGCGCGCTGAGCCGGGCGAGCGACAAGGGGTTCACGTTCTACACGCACCCCGAGGTCGAGTTCTACCTCTTCGACGCGCCCGCGGACCCGGCGCAGCCGCTGGTCCCGGTCGACCAGGGCGGGTACTTCGACCACGTCCCGCGCGGCACGGCGCACGACTTCCGGCGCGCCGCGATCACGATGCTCGAGTCCATGGGCATCTCGGTCGAGTTCTCCCACCACGAGGCGGGGCCTGGCCAGAACGAGATCGACCTGCGCTACGCCGACGCGCTGACCACGGCGGACAACATCATGACGTTCCGCACCGTGGTCAAGGAGGTGGCGCTCGAGCAGGGCGTGTTCGCCAGCTTCATGCCGAAGCCGATGGCGGACCAGCCCGGGTCCGGCATGCACACCCACCTGTCGCTGTTCGAGGGCGACCGCAACGCGTTCCACGAGGCGGGCGGCCACCTGGAGCTCTCCTCGACGGCGCGTTCGTTCATCGCCGGCCTGCTGACGCACGCTGCCGAGATCACGGCGGTGACCAACCAGTTCGTCAACTCCTACAAGCGGCTGTGGGGCGGCGCCGAGGCGCCGAGCTACGTCTGCTGGGGTCACAACAACCGGTCCGCGCTGGTGCGGGTGCCGATGTACAAGCCGGGCAAGGGCAACTCGAGCCGCATCGAGTACCGCGCGGTGGACAGCGCGACCAACCCGTACCTCGCGTTCGCCGTCCTGCTCGCAGCGGGCCTCAAGGGCATCGAGGAGGGCTACGAGCTCCCCGAGGGTGCCGAGGACGACGTCTGGGAGCTCACGGACTCGGAGCGCCGCGCGCTCGGCATCGAGCCGCTGCCGCAGTCGCTCGAGGCCGCGATCGCGGTGATGGAGAAGTCGGAGCTGGTCGCGGAGACGCTGGGCGAGCACGTCTTCGACTTCTTCCTGCGCAACAAGCGTGCGGAGTGGGACGAGTACCGCGCCCAGGTCACGCCGTACGAGCTGAAGCGGTTCCTGCCGGTCCTGTGA
- a CDS encoding bifunctional [glutamine synthetase] adenylyltransferase/[glutamine synthetase]-adenylyl-L-tyrosine phosphorylase: MSERPERGASLAGRLTRVGVDDVARAERLLHDDALLLVLPEPDGLVGELADVADPDSALLTLAKLAGAVRGDEALAGLLARTLAEDGPARRRLLAVAGASVALGDTLVAHPTNLHVVADDAPGTGVPAAEVRAELLHAVGADADADEPVATLVGPAGTDAMRRAYRARLLRIAATDLTVSDPLNRMPGVAAALADLASAALETALALARADLPDHGAGVRLAVIGMGKAGGRELNYVSDVDVVYVAEPAEGSGVSESDALAVGTRLATGLARACSVPSSEPVLWPVDAALRPEGKDGPLVRTLASHRAYYERWAKTWEFQALLKARPLAGDRDLGRAYVEMTQPFVWSAAQREHFVEDSQAMRRRVEGNIPAAEADRQLKLGVGGLRDVEFTVQLLQLVHGRSDEEIRSGSTLTALAALAAGGYVGRDHAARLAVCYRFLRLLEHRIQLHRLRRTHLLPTAEADLRRLARSVGMRAEGAEGLLERWRQVRRDVRHLHEELFYRPLLPATAQLSPEEASLAPEAARARLAAIGYRDPAGAVRHIAALTEGVSRRAAIQRQLLPVMLGWFADGPDPDGGLLAFRRLSESLGTTHWYLKLLRDSGTAAQRLARVLSTSRYVADALTRSPESVTWLAGDDELAPRGRERLWAEADAVLTRAHEPVPAVQALRGLRRRELARTAAADVLGVVTGTRAAQSLTVSADVVLAGALRVAEWEARAARGLEQSPTSMLVVAMGRLGGREMGYSSDADVLFVHEPAEGADHRTAQEFAVAVATALRQLLGSVGPEPVLAVDADLRPEGRNGPLVRSFEAYAEYYGRWSSPWESQALLRARPAAGDEALGERFVTLVDPLRYPEGGLDAATVREVRRIKARVEAERLPRGTDPTRHLKLGRGGIADVEWTAQLLQLQHAHAVPALRTTGTLDALAAATEAGLLDEADAQTLVEAWELASRLRDANVLWTGRSDGTQVDVLPHDRQALAGLARVVGYPSGSGGELEEDYLRTARRARAVVERVFYG, from the coding sequence ATGAGCGAACGTCCCGAGCGGGGAGCGTCGCTCGCCGGCAGGTTGACGCGCGTCGGCGTCGACGACGTCGCGCGCGCGGAGCGCCTGCTGCACGACGACGCGCTCCTGCTGGTGCTGCCCGAGCCCGACGGCCTGGTCGGCGAGCTCGCCGACGTCGCGGACCCGGACTCGGCGCTGCTCACGCTCGCCAAGCTCGCCGGAGCGGTCCGGGGTGACGAGGCGCTGGCCGGGCTGCTGGCGCGGACGCTCGCCGAGGACGGCCCCGCCCGTCGTCGGCTGCTCGCCGTGGCGGGTGCGTCCGTGGCGCTGGGGGACACGCTCGTCGCGCACCCGACGAACCTGCATGTCGTCGCCGACGACGCGCCGGGCACCGGCGTCCCCGCCGCCGAGGTGCGCGCCGAGCTGCTGCACGCGGTCGGCGCGGACGCCGACGCCGACGAGCCCGTCGCGACGCTCGTCGGACCCGCCGGGACGGACGCGATGCGCCGCGCGTACCGTGCGCGCCTGCTGCGGATCGCCGCGACCGACCTGACGGTGAGCGACCCGCTGAACCGGATGCCGGGGGTCGCCGCCGCGCTGGCCGACCTGGCGTCCGCCGCCCTGGAGACGGCGCTCGCGCTGGCCCGTGCCGACCTCCCGGACCACGGCGCGGGCGTGCGGCTCGCGGTGATCGGCATGGGCAAGGCCGGCGGCCGCGAGCTCAACTACGTCTCGGACGTCGACGTCGTCTACGTCGCCGAGCCCGCGGAGGGCAGCGGCGTGAGCGAGTCGGACGCACTCGCCGTCGGGACGCGCCTGGCGACGGGCCTGGCGCGGGCGTGCTCGGTGCCGTCGTCGGAGCCCGTGCTCTGGCCGGTCGACGCCGCGCTGCGGCCGGAGGGCAAGGACGGGCCGCTGGTCCGCACGCTCGCGAGCCACCGGGCCTACTACGAGCGCTGGGCCAAGACGTGGGAGTTCCAGGCGCTGCTCAAGGCCCGCCCGCTCGCGGGCGACCGCGACCTCGGCCGCGCGTACGTCGAGATGACCCAGCCGTTCGTGTGGTCGGCGGCGCAGCGCGAGCACTTCGTCGAGGACTCGCAGGCGATGCGCCGGCGGGTCGAGGGCAACATCCCCGCGGCCGAGGCCGACCGCCAGCTGAAGCTGGGCGTGGGCGGGCTGCGCGACGTCGAGTTCACGGTCCAGCTCCTGCAGCTGGTGCACGGCCGGTCCGACGAGGAGATCCGCTCCGGCTCGACGCTCACCGCGCTGGCCGCGCTCGCCGCGGGCGGCTACGTGGGCCGTGACCACGCGGCGCGGCTCGCCGTCTGCTACCGGTTCCTGCGGCTCCTCGAGCACCGCATCCAGCTCCACCGGCTGCGGCGCACCCACCTGCTGCCGACGGCGGAGGCGGACCTGCGGCGGCTCGCCCGCTCGGTCGGCATGCGCGCGGAGGGTGCCGAGGGCCTCCTGGAGCGGTGGCGCCAGGTCCGTCGCGACGTGCGGCACCTGCACGAGGAGCTGTTCTACCGGCCGCTGCTGCCGGCGACGGCGCAGCTCTCGCCCGAGGAGGCGAGCCTCGCGCCCGAGGCCGCGCGCGCCCGTCTCGCGGCGATCGGCTACCGCGACCCGGCCGGTGCGGTGCGCCACATCGCCGCGCTGACCGAGGGCGTCTCCCGGCGCGCGGCCATCCAGCGTCAGCTGCTGCCGGTGATGCTCGGTTGGTTCGCCGACGGCCCGGACCCGGACGGCGGGCTGCTGGCGTTCCGGCGGCTCTCGGAGTCGCTGGGCACCACGCACTGGTACCTCAAGCTGCTGCGCGACTCGGGGACGGCCGCGCAGCGCCTTGCGCGCGTGCTCTCGACGTCGCGCTATGTGGCGGACGCCCTGACCCGCTCGCCGGAGTCGGTCACCTGGCTGGCGGGCGACGACGAGCTGGCGCCCCGTGGCCGCGAGCGGCTGTGGGCGGAGGCGGACGCCGTCCTGACCCGTGCCCACGAGCCCGTCCCGGCGGTGCAGGCGCTGCGCGGGCTGCGCCGCCGCGAGCTGGCGCGCACCGCGGCGGCGGACGTCCTGGGCGTGGTCACGGGGACCCGGGCGGCGCAGAGCCTGACGGTCTCGGCCGACGTGGTGCTCGCGGGCGCGCTGCGTGTGGCGGAGTGGGAGGCGCGCGCGGCGCGCGGTCTCGAGCAGAGCCCGACGAGCATGCTCGTCGTGGCGATGGGGCGCCTCGGCGGACGCGAGATGGGCTACTCGTCGGACGCGGACGTGCTGTTCGTCCATGAGCCGGCCGAGGGTGCCGACCACCGCACGGCGCAGGAGTTCGCGGTCGCTGTCGCGACGGCGCTGCGGCAGCTGCTCGGGTCCGTCGGGCCCGAGCCCGTGCTCGCCGTCGACGCCGACCTGCGGCCCGAGGGGCGCAACGGCCCGCTGGTGCGGTCCTTCGAGGCCTACGCGGAGTACTACGGCCGCTGGTCGTCCCCGTGGGAGAGCCAGGCGCTGCTGCGGGCACGGCCCGCCGCCGGCGACGAGGCGCTGGGGGAGCGGTTCGTCACGCTCGTCGACCCGCTGCGCTACCCGGAGGGCGGGCTCGACGCCGCGACGGTCCGCGAGGTCCGCCGGATCAAGGCGCGCGTCGAGGCCGAGCGGCTGCCCCGGGGCACCGACCCGACGCGGCACCTCAAGCTCGGGCGCGGCGGGATCGCGGACGTGGAGTGGACCGCGCAGCTGCTGCAGCTCCAGCACGCGCACGCGGTGCCGGCGCTGCGCACGACGGGCACGCTGGACGCGCTGGCGGCGGCGACCGAGGCGGGTCTGCTCGACGAGGCCGATGCCCAGACCCTGGTCGAGGCGTGGGAGCTCGCGTCCCGCCTCCGGGACGCCAACGTCCTGTGGACCGGCCGCAGCGACGGGACGCAGGTCGACGTGCTGCCGCACGACCGGCAGGCGCTCGCCGGTCTGGCGCGGGTCGTCGGGTACCCGTCCGGCTCGGGCGGCGAGCTCGAGGAGGACTACCTGCGCACCGCTCGTCGGGCGCGGGCCGTCGTCGAGCGCGTCTTCTACGGCTGA
- a CDS encoding AI-2E family transporter — translation MATSRLAPHPERRPPAWLGRALLMAVAAVFLGILAWRALAQLSTVTTIVVLSWFIALAMEPSIRWLVRRGLRRTRATGLVMLTGIAGGVVVLALFGNLFVQQVVDFAAHVPEYYAQLAEWLDESFDLQIPTADEAVSSIGDHWQNFAPSIIGAGISIVGAFFTATSIGLVTYYMASAGPRFRASVLRYLEPARQREVLRVWEVSQEKVADFITSRLVLAALSAGFTWIFLIIVDVPYALALAAFTGIVSQFVPTIGTYIGGALPVAVALTISPVKALIVLAWIIAYQQIENLIFSPKVSAKALELNPAISFLGVIAFGAVFGAMGAFLALPVMATIQAVSSTYVRRHELVDDPLLHEDVEALRRHRHWTDVEQADDAQADDALVRTAGAGGPGGSSTAGGDEPGAPTIRSESARPDEDPSGGSRRD, via the coding sequence ATGGCGACCAGCCGACTCGCGCCGCACCCCGAGCGCCGCCCACCCGCGTGGCTGGGCCGGGCCCTGCTGATGGCGGTCGCGGCGGTCTTCCTCGGCATCCTGGCGTGGCGAGCGCTCGCCCAGCTCTCGACCGTCACCACGATCGTCGTGCTGTCCTGGTTCATCGCGCTCGCCATGGAGCCCTCCATCCGCTGGCTCGTGCGCCGCGGCCTGCGCCGCACCCGCGCCACCGGGCTGGTGATGCTCACCGGCATCGCCGGCGGCGTCGTGGTCCTGGCGCTGTTCGGCAACCTCTTCGTCCAGCAGGTGGTGGACTTCGCCGCGCACGTCCCGGAGTACTACGCCCAGCTCGCGGAGTGGCTCGACGAGAGCTTCGACCTGCAGATCCCCACGGCCGACGAGGCGGTCAGCTCGATCGGGGACCACTGGCAGAACTTCGCCCCGAGCATCATCGGCGCGGGCATCTCGATCGTCGGGGCGTTCTTCACCGCGACGTCGATCGGCCTCGTCACCTACTACATGGCCAGCGCCGGGCCGCGGTTCCGCGCGTCGGTGCTGCGCTACCTCGAGCCCGCCCGGCAGCGCGAGGTGCTGCGCGTCTGGGAGGTGTCGCAGGAGAAGGTGGCCGACTTCATCACCTCGCGGCTCGTCCTCGCCGCGCTCTCGGCCGGTTTCACCTGGATCTTCCTCATCATCGTCGACGTGCCCTACGCGCTGGCGCTCGCCGCGTTCACGGGCATCGTCTCGCAGTTCGTGCCGACCATCGGCACGTACATCGGTGGCGCGCTGCCCGTCGCGGTCGCGCTGACCATCTCGCCCGTCAAGGCGCTGATCGTGCTCGCGTGGATCATCGCCTACCAGCAGATCGAGAACCTGATCTTCTCGCCCAAGGTCTCGGCCAAGGCCCTCGAGCTCAACCCCGCGATCTCGTTCCTCGGCGTCATCGCCTTCGGCGCGGTCTTCGGCGCCATGGGCGCCTTCCTGGCGCTGCCCGTGATGGCGACCATCCAGGCCGTGTCCTCGACGTACGTGCGCAGGCACGAGCTCGTCGACGACCCTCTGCTGCACGAGGACGTGGAGGCGCTGCGCCGGCATCGGCACTGGACGGACGTCGAGCAGGCGGACGACGCGCAGGCGGACGACGCGCTGGTGCGCACCGCCGGTGCCGGCGGACCGGGCGGCAGCAGCACCGCGGGCGGCGACGAGCCGGGCGCCCCGACCATCCGCTCCGAGAGCGCACGTCCCGACGAGGACCCGTCGGGCGGCTCACGGCGCGACTGA
- a CDS encoding esterase/lipase family protein, producing the protein MTRRSGSAPRRLWWRAWDYAVAVRWIVAGALRPGDPDELAGTSSGVAGRPVVLVPGVYEAWHFLRPLARALHARGLRVHAVPGLGRNRGVITPSAALVRERIEALGLRDVVLVAHSKGGLIGKRAMIEDVLSSDPRIASMVTVNTPFTGSRYARWVPLPAVRALLPGDAVIRELALERSVDERIVAVRSFWDPHVPDAGPPDGGADVLLRTPGHFRPLADPELVELVVRHVLDGG; encoded by the coding sequence GTGACGAGGCGGTCGGGGTCGGCGCCGCGCCGTCTGTGGTGGCGGGCCTGGGACTACGCGGTCGCGGTCCGCTGGATCGTCGCCGGCGCGTTGCGACCGGGTGACCCCGACGAGCTCGCGGGGACGTCCTCGGGCGTCGCCGGACGCCCGGTCGTGCTGGTGCCGGGCGTGTACGAGGCGTGGCACTTCCTGCGCCCGCTCGCGCGAGCGCTGCACGCGCGCGGCCTGCGCGTGCACGCCGTGCCCGGGCTCGGCCGCAACCGCGGTGTGATCACGCCGTCCGCCGCCCTCGTGCGGGAACGGATCGAGGCGCTGGGGCTCCGGGACGTGGTGCTCGTCGCGCACAGCAAGGGCGGCCTGATCGGCAAGCGGGCCATGATCGAGGACGTCCTGTCGTCCGACCCTCGCATCGCCTCGATGGTCACGGTGAACACGCCGTTCACCGGCTCGCGCTACGCCCGCTGGGTCCCGCTGCCCGCCGTGCGCGCGCTGCTGCCGGGCGACGCGGTCATCCGGGAGCTGGCGCTCGAGCGGTCGGTCGACGAGCGCATCGTGGCCGTGCGCAGCTTCTGGGACCCGCACGTCCCGGACGCGGGGCCGCCGGACGGGGGAGCGGACGTGCTCCTGCGGACGCCGGGACACTTCCGCCCCCTCGCCGACCCCGAGCTCGTCGAGCTCGTCGTCCGCCACGTGCTGGACGGCGGCTAG
- a CDS encoding alpha/beta fold hydrolase, which yields MRVPEPGWTERRVVVGGTSVFVRQGPEAPGRLPMVHVHGFAISGSYLMPTARRLTDRGTQLVPDLPGYGRSDGLGRALGIPALADTLVGLLDALELERVVLVGNSMGCPVSLEVAHLVPDRVDRIVLVAPAGGIQNQPLSRALGQMARDVARESPRMFPVAIPDYLRFGPVNALHLFSELTRFPSLERLLSTPVPSLAVLGSRDPLMPAPSRVREVGRLAPEHVTVVLIEGAAHAVNFSHPGELAHVVRSWLDGRDIVDDPDEPGLTRVLRIGR from the coding sequence ATGCGCGTGCCGGAACCGGGATGGACCGAGCGCCGGGTCGTCGTCGGCGGGACCAGCGTGTTCGTCCGCCAGGGGCCCGAGGCGCCGGGGCGGCTGCCGATGGTCCACGTGCACGGCTTCGCGATCTCCGGCTCGTACCTGATGCCCACGGCCCGTCGCCTCACCGACCGCGGGACGCAGCTCGTCCCCGACCTGCCCGGCTACGGGCGCAGCGACGGGCTCGGGCGGGCGCTCGGGATCCCCGCGCTGGCCGACACGCTCGTCGGGCTCCTCGACGCGCTCGAGCTCGAGCGCGTCGTCCTCGTCGGGAACTCGATGGGCTGCCCCGTCAGCCTCGAGGTCGCCCACCTGGTGCCGGACCGCGTCGACAGGATCGTGCTCGTCGCGCCCGCGGGCGGGATCCAGAACCAGCCGCTGAGCCGGGCGCTGGGCCAGATGGCCCGCGACGTCGCGCGGGAGAGCCCGCGGATGTTCCCCGTGGCGATCCCCGACTACCTGCGGTTCGGGCCGGTCAACGCGCTGCACCTGTTCAGCGAGCTCACCCGGTTCCCGTCGCTCGAGCGGCTCCTGAGCACCCCGGTCCCGTCGCTCGCCGTGCTGGGCAGCCGCGACCCGCTCATGCCCGCCCCGTCGCGGGTCCGCGAGGTCGGGCGCCTCGCGCCCGAGCACGTCACGGTGGTGCTCATCGAGGGCGCCGCCCACGCGGTGAACTTCAGCCACCCCGGCGAGCTCGCGCACGTGGTGCGGTCCTGGCTCGACGGCCGCGACATCGTCGACGACCCCGACGAGCCCGGGCTCACGCGCGTGCTGCGGATCGGCCGCTAG
- the glnA gene encoding type I glutamate--ammonia ligase, protein MFSKPEEVLAFIKSEDVKFVDVRFCDLPGVMQHFNVPAQSLDADFFTDGQMFDGSSIRGFQAIHESDMKLVPDVTTAYVDPFRAEKTLNINFHIVDPYTDEPYSRDPRQVAAKAEAYLKSTGIADTAFFAPEAEFYIFDDIRFQTRQDASFYYIDSIEAAWNTGRKEEGGNLGHKTPYKGGYFPVPPVDHFADLRDQISLQLDALGLGVERAHHEVGTAGQAEINYRFDELAKSADKVQLFKYVVKNVAHAAGKTATFMPKPLFGDNGSGMHVHQSLWKDGEPLFFDEKGYGGLSDMARWYIGGLLKHAPALLAFTNPTVNSYHRLVPGFEAPVNLVYSARNRSACIRIPVTGSNPKAKRIEFRVPDPSSNPYLAFAAMLMAGIDGIQNRIEPPEPVDKDLYELPPEEHAQIQQVPGSLSEVLDNLEADHDWLTAGNVFTPDLIATWIDYKRTAEVDPIRLRPHPHEFELYYDV, encoded by the coding sequence ATGTTCAGCAAGCCAGAGGAAGTCCTGGCGTTCATCAAGAGCGAGGACGTCAAGTTCGTCGACGTGAGGTTCTGCGACCTCCCGGGCGTCATGCAGCACTTCAACGTCCCCGCGCAGTCCCTCGACGCGGACTTCTTCACCGACGGCCAGATGTTCGACGGCTCGTCGATCCGCGGCTTCCAGGCGATCCACGAGTCGGACATGAAGCTCGTGCCGGACGTGACGACCGCCTACGTCGACCCGTTCCGCGCGGAGAAGACGCTCAACATCAACTTCCACATCGTGGACCCGTACACCGACGAGCCCTACAGCCGCGACCCGCGCCAGGTCGCCGCGAAGGCCGAGGCGTACCTGAAGTCGACCGGCATCGCGGACACCGCGTTCTTCGCGCCCGAGGCCGAGTTCTACATCTTCGACGACATCCGGTTCCAGACCCGCCAGGACGCGTCGTTCTACTACATCGACTCCATCGAGGCCGCGTGGAACACGGGCCGCAAGGAGGAGGGTGGCAACCTCGGCCACAAGACGCCCTACAAGGGCGGCTACTTCCCCGTGCCGCCGGTCGACCACTTCGCCGACCTGCGCGACCAGATCTCGCTGCAGCTGGACGCCCTCGGCCTCGGGGTCGAGCGCGCGCACCACGAGGTCGGCACCGCCGGCCAGGCCGAGATCAACTACCGCTTCGACGAGCTCGCCAAGTCCGCCGACAAGGTCCAGCTCTTCAAGTACGTCGTGAAGAACGTCGCGCACGCCGCGGGCAAGACGGCGACGTTCATGCCGAAGCCGCTGTTCGGCGACAACGGCTCGGGCATGCACGTGCACCAGTCCCTCTGGAAGGACGGCGAGCCGCTGTTCTTCGACGAGAAGGGCTACGGCGGCCTGTCCGACATGGCGCGCTGGTACATCGGCGGCCTGCTCAAGCACGCGCCCGCGCTGCTCGCGTTCACGAACCCGACGGTGAACTCCTACCACCGCCTGGTCCCGGGCTTCGAGGCGCCGGTCAACCTGGTCTACTCGGCCCGGAACCGCTCCGCGTGCATCCGCATCCCGGTCACCGGCTCGAACCCGAAGGCCAAGCGCATCGAGTTCCGCGTCCCGGACCCGTCGTCGAACCCGTACCTCGCGTTCGCCGCCATGCTGATGGCCGGCATCGACGGCATCCAGAACCGGATCGAGCCGCCGGAGCCGGTCGACAAGGACCTGTACGAACTGCCCCCCGAGGAGCACGCCCAGATCCAGCAGGTGCCGGGCTCGCTCTCCGAGGTGCTCGACAACCTCGAGGCCGACCACGACTGGCTCACGGCGGGCAACGTCTTCACGCCCGACCTGATCGCCACGTGGATCGACTACAAGCGCACCGCCGAGGTGGACCCGATTCGTCTGCGGCCGCACCCGCACGAGTTCGAGCTCTACTACGACGTGTGA
- a CDS encoding RDD family protein produces MTTRENVGSWLEGGPGGDQGARGARLGLPAQGPGSAAGVGRRIVALVVDWTVCLAISATFFPADETATFLVRADSIVTLAVFALENLLLVGLLGFTLGHRLLGLRVRTAGYAPGGTPVSDDARAPGLVRGFVRTALLCLVIPAVVWDADGRGLHDRLAGTAIVRR; encoded by the coding sequence GTGACGACTCGGGAGAACGTGGGCTCGTGGCTCGAGGGCGGGCCGGGTGGTGACCAGGGGGCGCGCGGCGCCCGGCTGGGGCTGCCCGCGCAGGGTCCGGGCTCGGCAGCGGGTGTCGGGCGGCGCATCGTCGCGCTCGTCGTCGACTGGACCGTGTGCCTCGCGATCTCCGCGACGTTCTTCCCGGCCGACGAGACGGCCACGTTCCTGGTACGCGCGGACAGCATCGTGACGCTCGCCGTGTTCGCCCTCGAGAACCTGCTCCTGGTCGGGCTCCTGGGCTTCACGCTGGGTCACCGCCTGCTCGGCCTGCGCGTGCGCACGGCCGGCTACGCCCCGGGTGGCACGCCGGTGTCCGACGACGCGCGCGCGCCGGGTCTGGTGCGCGGGTTCGTGCGCACCGCCCTGCTCTGCCTGGTGATCCCGGCCGTGGTGTGGGACGCCGACGGCCGCGGGCTGCACGACCGGCTGGCCGGCACGGCGATCGTCCGTCGCTGA
- a CDS encoding DUF4191 domain-containing protein codes for MARDSASTSPAPKTKKVRWYHQVWEAFKMTREVDPSITWILLAVFVGILALGVVLGVVFDHVVYFLFLALPFALLGVMFILARRAEKAAYSRIEGQPGAALAALRTIRRGWTFPEEPVAIDPRTQDMVFRGIGRPGVVLVGEGPSGRVSRLLEAERKRTARVIPTVPITLLVVGTGEGQVALRKLPTELRKLKPKLTKQEVAEVAKRLTALGTARPPIPKGVDPMRARPDRKGMRGR; via the coding sequence ATGGCCCGTGACTCCGCCTCGACCTCCCCTGCGCCGAAGACCAAGAAGGTCCGCTGGTACCACCAGGTGTGGGAAGCGTTCAAGATGACGCGGGAGGTCGACCCGAGCATCACGTGGATCCTGCTGGCCGTCTTCGTGGGGATCCTGGCGCTCGGCGTCGTGCTCGGCGTGGTGTTCGACCACGTCGTGTACTTCCTGTTCCTGGCGCTGCCGTTCGCGCTGCTGGGCGTGATGTTCATCCTGGCCCGGCGCGCGGAGAAGGCGGCGTACTCACGGATCGAGGGGCAGCCCGGAGCGGCCCTGGCGGCCCTGCGCACCATCCGCCGCGGGTGGACCTTCCCCGAGGAGCCGGTCGCGATCGACCCGCGGACCCAGGACATGGTCTTCCGCGGGATCGGGCGGCCCGGTGTGGTCCTCGTCGGCGAGGGCCCCTCGGGCCGGGTGTCGCGGCTGCTCGAGGCCGAGCGCAAGCGCACCGCGCGCGTCATCCCCACCGTCCCGATCACCCTGCTCGTCGTCGGCACCGGTGAGGGTCAGGTCGCGCTCCGCAAGCTGCCCACGGAGCTGCGCAAGCTCAAGCCGAAGCTGACCAAGCAGGAGGTCGCCGAGGTCGCCAAGCGCCTGACCGCGCTGGGCACGGCACGGCCGCCGATCCCCAAGGGCGTCGACCCGATGCGGGCGCGCCCCGACCGCAAGGGGATGCGCGGGCGCTGA
- the lipA gene encoding lipoyl synthase has translation MTIAPEGRRMLRVEARNAATPIEKKPEWIRTRATMGPEYSELKGLVKREGLHTVCEEAGCPNIFECWEDREATFLIGGDQCTRRCDFCQIDTGKPADFDADEPRRVAESVQAMGLKYSTVTGVARDDLPDGGAWLYAETVRQIHALNPGTGVELLIPDFNAVPELLDVVNASRPEVLAHNLETVPRIFKQIRPGFRYERSLSVITRAREAGMVTKSNLILGMGETFDEVVESLQQLHDAGCDLITITQYLRPSVRHHPVDRWVRPEEFVELSQAAEEMGFLGVMSGPLVRSSYRAGRLWGQAMRRRGLPIPDALAHLGEPTTARQEAASLLAR, from the coding sequence GTGACGATCGCACCCGAAGGGCGCCGGATGCTGCGCGTCGAGGCACGCAACGCCGCGACGCCCATCGAGAAGAAGCCCGAGTGGATCCGGACGCGCGCGACCATGGGCCCGGAGTACTCGGAGCTCAAGGGGCTCGTGAAGCGCGAGGGCCTGCACACGGTGTGCGAGGAGGCCGGCTGCCCCAACATCTTCGAGTGCTGGGAGGACCGCGAGGCCACGTTCCTCATCGGCGGCGACCAGTGCACGCGGCGCTGCGACTTCTGCCAGATCGACACCGGCAAGCCCGCGGACTTCGACGCCGACGAGCCGCGTCGCGTCGCGGAGTCCGTCCAGGCGATGGGCCTGAAGTACTCCACCGTGACCGGCGTCGCCCGTGACGACCTGCCGGACGGCGGCGCGTGGCTCTACGCGGAGACGGTGCGCCAGATCCACGCGCTCAACCCGGGCACCGGCGTCGAGCTGCTGATCCCGGACTTCAACGCCGTGCCCGAGCTCCTCGACGTCGTCAACGCGTCGCGGCCCGAGGTGCTGGCGCACAACCTCGAGACGGTCCCGCGCATCTTCAAGCAGATCCGCCCCGGGTTCCGCTACGAGCGCTCGCTCTCCGTCATCACGCGCGCCCGTGAGGCCGGCATGGTCACCAAGTCCAACCTGATCCTCGGGATGGGCGAGACGTTCGACGAGGTCGTGGAGTCGCTCCAGCAGCTGCACGACGCGGGCTGCGACCTGATCACCATCACCCAGTACCTCCGCCCGTCCGTGCGGCACCACCCCGTCGACCGGTGGGTCCGGCCGGAGGAGTTCGTGGAGCTGTCGCAGGCGGCCGAGGAGATGGGTTTCCTGGGCGTCATGTCCGGGCCGCTGGTGCGCTCGTCGTACCGTGCCGGACGGCTGTGGGGACAGGCGATGCGCCGCCGCGGCCTGCCGATCCCCGACGCCCTGGCGCACCTGGGCGAGCCGACGACCGCACGCCAGGAGGCGGCGAGCCTGCTCGCCCGCTGA